The Gadus macrocephalus chromosome 20, ASM3116895v1 genome includes a region encoding these proteins:
- the LOC132448568 gene encoding toll-like receptor 13 isoform X1 translates to MKTEIAMPLRGICFCSFGILYLFLNSYIRPTTGYVMKNCWVTQNAQADCRKFGFKVFPKDIPARVTKILLQGNNISKLNERDLENLPKLLYIDLSHNLISKIESGSFVRQISLEVLHLENNKLRNIQEGMFDGLVHLTLLWLNFNQIQTVAPASFKSLSKLMILGLGHNKLHNLANVLQHTPHLHSLIITANEMSTFHSWELSNKSTELVTLDLSQNELMAFRLTADIFPNLTRLNLEDSIENGIVWEMNDTSYLSSVSELDISGVRSSLNGLQDVLETINSSLSYLKLNHVNKNLQALINISCKNPLLSEFEIRNNGIKHIRPDMLHLCTNLKLLDIGANEITEISNKSFQSLRQLQTLIMKSNCLTSVPYAIRNTQISTLDLSCNNISLIDCDDFANMTGLKVLHLYKNPLVALKDCVFKDLVNLKDLMLQNCSIDQLNGAFKKNTPNLRHLSLLHNQLTVLDHGEFKALNSLQTLTLEGNKLNKLNNGTFFGLSSLTHLSLQSNEITEISNGAFADLKALKTLNLNCNHLKYASVERISYPPFVELSQLDTLLFTAQKKIHKRALPQNFLHGLTNLSVLDIRGNELASLHPHTFNYTPNLIELILSQNDITDIPDNLFSPIQKLKSLWISQTNLRSLDFLLHANLTELEFLQVRKNAFSVIREPVMLSLTALNILDMKGNSFTCNCDNAWFLQWVISNKQTQVVDAYNFECNYPPNLKGRKLLEIGLGSCTVDMGFIFYISTACTVIMTIAVSFTHHFLQWHLVYAYYLMLAILYNSKNKDKRAHQYDAFVSYNANDEGWVLGELLPKLEDEQGWRLCLHHRDFQPGKPIMENITDAIYGSRKTICVVSRDYLESEWCSREIQVASFRLFDEQKDVLILVFLEEIPIQQLSPYYRMRWLLKRQTYLSWSRALAHPNLFWEKLRQALETREHPMGEHMRLTVEDGAPGERPGPRIPKASLA, encoded by the exons ATGAAAACAGAAATTGCGATGCCTCTAAggggaatttgtttctgttcatttggaatattatatttatttttgaacagtTATATTCGTCCCACTACTGGCTACGTGATGAAGAACTGCTGGGTCACACAGAACGCACAGGCCGACTGTAGGAAATTCGGTTTCAAAGTGTTTCCAAAGGACATTCCAGCAAGAGTCACAAAAATACTCCTGCAGGGAAACAACATTTCTAAACTAAATGAAAGAGATTTGGAAAATTTACCAAAACTGTTGTACATAGACCTGAGTCACAACTTGATCTCCAAGATTGAATCTGGCAGTTTTGTTCGTCAAATCTCTCTAGAGGTGTTGCATTTAGAGAACAATAAGCTTAGAAATATACAGGAGGGTATGTTTGATGGCCTGGTCCATCTCACATTATTGTGGCTGAATTTCAATCAGATCCAAACAGTAGCACCAGCCTCTTTCAAGTCTCTGAGCAAGCTTATGATTTTGGGCCTAGGCCATAACAAACTGCACAACTTAGCAAACGTCTTACAACATACACCACATTTACACTCCCTAATCATTACAGCAAACGAGATGTCCACTTTTCATTCATGGGAGCTGTCGAATAAGTCTACAGAACTTGTTACACTTGATTTGTCTCAAAATGAGCTCATGGCCTTTAGGCTCACTGCAGATATCTTTCCCAACCTCACAAGGTTGAACCTTGAGGATAGTATAGAGAATGGTATCGTCTGGGAGATGAATGACACATCGTACCTTAGCAGTGTGTCCGAACTAGATATCAGTGGGGTTCGCTCCTCATTAAATGGACTGCAGGACGTTCTCGAGACAATTAACTCCTCACTGAGTTATTTGAAGCTAAACCATGTGAATAAAAACCTGCAGGCTCTCATCAATATTTCCTGCAAAAACCCATTGCTGAGTGAATTTGAAATCCGAAACAACGGCATCAAACATATAAGACCAGACATGCTGCACCTCTGCACTAATCTGAAACTGTTGGACATAGGGGCGAATGAAATAACTGAAATCTCAAACAAATCGTTTCAATCTCTCAGGCAGCTTCAGACTTTAATCATGAAGTCTAACTGTCTCACATCGGTCCCCTATGCCATAAGGAATACTCAAATCTCAACACTGGATCTCAGCTGCAATAACATCAGTTTGATTGACTGTGATGATTTTGCTAATATGACCGGTCTCAAAGTTCTCCATCTATACAAAAATCCTCTTGTGGCTCTCAAGGATTGTGTTTTCAAAGATTTGGTCAATTTAAAGGACTTGATGTTGCAAAACTGCAGCATTGATCAGTTAAACGgcgcctttaaaaaaaacacgccAAATCTtagacatctttctttattacACAATCAACTCACTGTTCTAGATCATGGAGAATTTAAAGCTCTGAATTCCCTCCAGACTTTGACATTAGAAGGGAATAAATTAAACAAACTTAATAATGGGACTTTTTTTGGACTGTCCAGTCTTACACATCTTTCTCTCCAATCAAATGAAATAACTGAAATTTCAAACGGTGCTTTCGCTGACTTGAAAGCTTTAAAgactttgaatttgaattgcAATCACCTTAAATATGCATCGGTAGAGCGTATTTCTTATCCACCATTTGTTGAGCTTTCACAACTGGATACATTGCTTTTTACAGctcaaaaaaaaatccataagAGGGCCCTCCCTCAAAACTTTCTGCATGGCCTGACAAATCTGTCAGTACTAGATATCCGAGGTAACGAACTTGCATCCCTGCACCCACACACCTTCAACTATACTCCTAATTTGATTGAGCTAATTCTGTCTCAAAATGATATCACAGACATTCCGGACAATTTGTTTTCCCCGATTCAAAAACTAAAAAGTCTTTGGATTTCACAGACAAACCTGAGGTCTCTAGATTTTCTGCTCCATGCTAACCTCACAGAGCTGGAGTTCTTGCAGGTGAGAAAGAATGCCTTTTCTGTGATTAGAGAGCCAGTGATGCTGTCCCTAACAGCACTTAATATCCTGGATATGAAGGGTAATAGCTTCACCTGTAATTGTGACAATGCGTGGTTCCTCCAATGGGTAATCAGCAACAAGCAAACACAAGTGGTTGATGCGTACAACTTTGAATGCAACTACCCTCCAAACCTTAAAGGAAGAAAACTTTTGGAGATTGGCCTCGGTTCTTGTACAGTAGACATGGGCTTCATCTTTTATATTTCCACGGCATGCACGGTCATCATGACCATAGCAGTCTCCTTCACCCACCATTTCCTGCAATGGCATCTGGTCTATGCGTACTACCTCATGCTGGCTATCCTCTACAACTCAAAGAACAAGGACAAACGTGCTCATCAATACGACGCCTTCGTCTCCTACAACGCAAACGACGAGGGCTGGGTTCTTGGGGAGCTGCTGCCCAAGCTGGAGGACGAGCAGGGCTGGAGACTTTGTCTGCACCACCGAGACTTCCAGCCAG GTAAACCCATCATGGAAAACATAACAGATGCCATCTATGGCAGCCGGAAGACTATCTGTGTGGTCAGTCGTGATTACCTGGAGAGTGAATGGTGCTCCAGAGAGATCCAGGTTGCCAG CTTCCGTCTGTTTGACGAGCAGAAGGACGTGCTGATCCTGGTGTTCCTGGAAGAAATTCCAATACAGCAGCTGTCTCCATACTACCGCATGAGGTGGCTCCTCAAGAGGCAAACGTACCTGAGCTGGTCCCGTGCATTAGCACACCCAAACCTGTTCTGGGAGAAGCTCCGGCAGGCCCTGGAGACCCGAGAGCACCCAATGGGTGAGCATATGCGGCTCACTGTGGAGGACGGAGCCcctggagagagaccagggccccgtatcccgaaagcatcgttagcctaa
- the LOC132448568 gene encoding toll-like receptor 13 isoform X2: MENITDAIYGSRKTICVVSRDYLESEWCSREIQVASFRLFDEQKDVLILVFLEEIPIQQLSPYYRMRWLLKRQTYLSWSRALAHPNLFWEKLRQALETREHPMGEHMRLTVEDGAPGERPGPRIPKASLA, encoded by the exons ATGGAAAACATAACAGATGCCATCTATGGCAGCCGGAAGACTATCTGTGTGGTCAGTCGTGATTACCTGGAGAGTGAATGGTGCTCCAGAGAGATCCAGGTTGCCAG CTTCCGTCTGTTTGACGAGCAGAAGGACGTGCTGATCCTGGTGTTCCTGGAAGAAATTCCAATACAGCAGCTGTCTCCATACTACCGCATGAGGTGGCTCCTCAAGAGGCAAACGTACCTGAGCTGGTCCCGTGCATTAGCACACCCAAACCTGTTCTGGGAGAAGCTCCGGCAGGCCCTGGAGACCCGAGAGCACCCAATGGGTGAGCATATGCGGCTCACTGTGGAGGACGGAGCCcctggagagagaccagggccccgtatcccgaaagcatcgttagcctaa